In the Panthera leo isolate Ple1 chromosome D3, P.leo_Ple1_pat1.1, whole genome shotgun sequence genome, gctctatcgactgagccagccgggtgcccctcaaGTTCAGCACTTGTACCTTGGAGCTCATAATTCCTGACGGATAGGTGGGGGCTGCTagtgaaaacatatatgtaaaacatCTTCACttgaaaaggggaggaggggtgcctgggtggctcagttgtttgcgTGTCCAactcaactttggctcaggtcatgatcccagggtcgtggggggggggggcggtaaagGAGGGGAAAGTAGGGGAGGGATGCTCCAGGTGTGCTTGCTGAGTGATCTCCCTCAACACTGGGAACCAGGGCTGTTATCCAGCTTTTACATACTGACCTTCCCAGGGTCCCTGGGGCATCAGTGGAGGCTGGAACATGAAGCCCAAGCAGGTGGATGCACCAGCAACACCAGCTTGGACCCTGGGACCATCTGGCTCTACACAGCTGCTCGGAAGGTAGCAAAATGCATATGTCTTTCTGTTGCAGCAACAACCGCATCTCTGCAGTGGGAGCCctgagcctgggcctgggcctccgGGTCAACCAGACACTGAGGATTCTTGTTGTGAGTGCTAGCCTGATGGGGCAGGCCCCAGCATAGACCTGCCTGTATGTGTCCACACAGatccatccctcccctgcctcatctCCCCACTCCAGTGGCAGCAGGGTACGAAATTTCTAGAGCCCAGATGAGGGAGGGGAACTCCTGGCTTCCTCCTATGACCACTTCTTTCCCTTGCCATTCCCTCACCCATCTCTGACCTGACCCCGGCACTTCTTCCGACTCCTCCCTCGTCCATCCTtctccccccaactcccagcAGTGTCACCTCCACCTCCCGACTGTCCTTGCTCCTTCTCAGCTCACTGGGTCAGCCCAGGTGTACCGTTGGCTATGCTCAGACCTACTTGAGGCCTTGTGTGACAGATGGGGTTTCCCTTTCTTCAGCATTGCCAGTTGGGTAGGAAAAGGGAGGGTGCAATGGAACGTGAAGCCCAAGAGGGCCACTGTGCTCAGAGGACAGGTCCTGGGGGGCATCCAGCCCTGCCTGGCTCTCAGCTCCATCAACTGGCAGAAGAGCCCCctgtgggcatctgggtggctcagtcggttaagcatcagactttggctcaggtcatgatctcatggttcatgagttcaagccccgcatcagtctctactgtcagtgcagagcacactttagatcttctgtctcctctctctgtgcctcccctgcccatgcgtgctctctctctctctctctctctctctctctctctctctctcataaacattaaaaaagaagaagaagaagaagagccCCCCGAAGCACTCCCATCCACGCTCCCCCCTGCAGCCCAGACCTCTCTTAAGCTCTGGATCCCCATTTACAGCCACCTGCCGGACCATCCCCTGGATGTCCCATGGGCATAAAGCACAACCCGAAGGCATCCTCTCTCTCTAAGGGCTGCCtcttggtggtgggggagggggctcctcaCTGAGTCAGAAGTAGGCGCCCAGTGCtcactcctccctctcttttccttgccTTCCAACCTTCATCTTACTTCCTGCAGGGTGCTGGGGCTGCCTGCTCTTCCTTCTCACTTCCCCTCAAGTTCCGTTGACCTGTGAATTTCCCATCTCTGGTCCTTCCTTCTCACCTGCCAGTTGATCTTTCTAAAGCAGAAACATGCTCCCGTCCCCTCCTTGCTTTAAACCTGTCAACGGCTCCCCTCTGGATAAATCCAAGGTTAGTAGTATGTCATTCaccgcacattgggctctgggctctgccaCAGCCCCTCTGCCTTCCACCGCTGAAGTTCATTCGCTCACCCCAAGCTGCTCTGAATTTTCTGCACATGATGCAATTTCTCCCCTTTGTTTTGCTCCTCCTGCTCTTGCTGAAATACCCAGCTCTGCCCGCCTCACCCGTAAAGCTCAGTGCGGGTGCGTAAACTTCACCTCCCCAGAAGAGTTGATGTACACTCTCATTGCACTTATCACACTGCATTTTCAtgatgtttccttttcctctcctccccgtgATGGGTGAATTCCTTAAAGGCAGAGCTGTGCCTTGTGTGTCCGTATCTTTGGCACCTGGCACAGATTTGGGCACATGGTGGGCGCTCAGCCAGTGCgtactcccttcccctcttccccagcctcACCCAGGGTGTTTTGTCAGTGGAGACAAATTCTGAGCTGAGACAGTGGGGCTGTCCTGAGGCACTTGTCATCAGAGATGAAGAATCCTTCCCTCCGTTTGGACTTGCTCCACCTCCAGCTTCCCTGGGCTCAGTTTTtctcaattgtgtgtgtgtttctcagaTGTCCAGGAATCCCATGCGAGGTGAAGGCTGCTTTGGAGTTCTAAAGTCTGTCCGGGATAATCCAGGGTCCGCCCTGGAACTGCTGGATTTCTCTGTAAGAGCTTTTCATAAATCTCATCTGTGATCCTTCCAACAGCCCCACGAGTTCTCATTTAGAGGAAGAAAGTAGGGATTAGAGAAACAGCATGTCCTGCTCAGATACTTAGTGTGGCTAAGTCTGAGTTCCACCCCAGGCCTGAATGGAGGGTCACAATGCCACTGTGGCTTTATTTCCACTCCTGACTGGGGGATACCGTTGCGGTCTCATCTCTGGCTCATGCCTGGGTTCTTCATTGGCTGAGAGAGAATTGCCTCAGAGGACACTTAGCTCGCTGTTCACTGATGTTTGGATTTGAAGGTTCAGTACTTACCCACCTCACCCCCTGGCCTGTTCTGCCTGCAGGTGGATATTGGTGCTGGAAGATTCACTCATGTGGCTTTGAGGGAGATTAAGACTCCTTTTCATTcagttgtgggttttgttttttgttttttatttttaggggagaggggcaaagggagagagagagaatgagagagagagagagagagagagagaatgagagagagagagagagagacagagagacagagagagagagagagagaatcttaggcaggctccatgctaagcatggagcctgatgcagggctcaatcccacgaccctgagatcctgacctgagctgaaatcaagagtcaaatgctcaaccatctgagccaccgaGGTATCTCAATTGTGcctttttaatatagaaaattcaaggcacctggacggctcagttggttaagtgtctgactcttgcttttggttcaggtcatgatctcatggttcatgagatcaagccccatgttggtctctgcactgaaaggagggagcctgcttgggattctctctctctccctctgtctttccctcccctgctcgctcgcactctctctctctcaaaataaataaacttaaaaatatatagagaaaattaTATAAGCAGTTAAACATTAAGGAGAGAATCCCCAAACACCAGTTATTAAGCTGAAGTCTAGTCACAAATCACTGCTTATTCTAaccctcatttatttaaaaccagATTTGTGTCAAAGTCTTTCCAGAAACGTTTTTACAGTTCCAATCCTTCAGGCTTGGGACAACTGATGCTTCCTTCTTCTTATTGCTTATTGATTCCTTCTGCCTGCCGAGTTTCTACAGCTCCAAAGCCAGAGAGTAGCATGCCTTGACCATGTTCCTCTTGCTCTGCGAGAATTCCTGTCAGCACTGGattccatcattaaaaaaaaaaaaaaaaaaaaaaaaaggaattatatatGAAACTGTTCTGCAA is a window encoding:
- the LOC122203302 gene encoding leucine-rich repeat-containing protein 74B-like, which encodes MSNNRISAVGALSLGLGLRVNQTLRILVMSRNPMRGEGCFGVLKSVRDNPGSALELLDFSDIQVDREFDDLAISVKVILPALHIKTAAHRVEYKRLASSLHPVPTGVCP